The proteins below are encoded in one region of Paenibacillus sp. YYML68:
- a CDS encoding protein-glutamate O-methyltransferase CheR, giving the protein MSGWKYGDEVPQRSKEEEERERIEISLLLEGVYQLYGHDFRHYAFPSIRRRIWHRVHAERLSTVSGLLERVMHDRSCLERLLNDLVIHVTEMFRDPTLFAAFREKIVPRLKELPVIRIWHAGCATGEEVYSMAILLYEEGLYNRTRLYATDINEDVLHIAERGSYPLKKIQEYTKNYMLSGGKDTFSSYYTAVEDRAIFHPFLKEKMVFAQHNLVTDRSFNEFHVILCRNVLIYFDAYLQNQVHDLFYESLGDPGILVLGQKESIAFTKRSDHYTVLDGQEKMYGKVK; this is encoded by the coding sequence ATGAGCGGCTGGAAATACGGGGATGAAGTGCCGCAGAGGTCTAAGGAGGAAGAAGAGCGGGAGCGCATCGAGATCAGCTTGCTGCTGGAGGGGGTGTACCAGCTGTATGGGCACGATTTCCGCCATTATGCGTTTCCTTCGATACGCAGACGTATTTGGCATCGTGTACATGCAGAGAGACTGTCTACGGTGTCGGGTCTGCTCGAGCGGGTCATGCACGACCGAAGCTGCTTGGAGCGACTATTGAACGATCTGGTCATCCATGTTACCGAGATGTTCCGTGATCCGACGCTGTTCGCCGCCTTTCGTGAGAAGATCGTGCCGAGGCTGAAGGAGCTGCCGGTCATTCGCATCTGGCATGCAGGCTGTGCGACTGGCGAGGAAGTATACTCCATGGCGATATTGCTGTACGAGGAAGGACTATATAACAGAACCCGCTTGTATGCGACGGACATTAATGAAGATGTGCTGCACATCGCAGAGCGCGGTTCTTACCCGCTGAAGAAGATACAGGAATATACGAAGAACTATATGCTGTCCGGCGGCAAGGATACGTTCTCGAGCTACTATACGGCCGTGGAGGATCGAGCGATTTTTCACCCATTTTTGAAGGAAAAGATGGTGTTCGCCCAGCATAATCTCGTCACGGACCGCTCCTTCAATGAGTTTCACGTCATCTTATGCCGCAATGTGTTGATTTATTTCGATGCGTATTTGCAAAATCAGGTGCATGACCTGTTCTACGAGAGTCTGGGAGACCCAGGGATTCTAGTGCTTGGGCAGAAGGAATCAATTGCGTTCACGAAGCGTTCAGACCACTATACGGTGCTGGACGGCCAGGAAAAGATGTATGGCAAAGTAAAGTGA
- a CDS encoding ATP-binding protein, with amino-acid sequence MDEAIRILLVDDQPENLLTLEAVLEDQHYELVKASSGEEALRCLLLQDFAVIVLDVQMPGMDGFETAQWIKSRDKTKTIPILFVTAAPEKQDQSFTAYSVGAIDYIVKPFVPRILKSKIEGFVGLYMAQKKLQQQTVLLNERTRELERAKEAAEQAALVRSQFLAMMSHEIRTPLNGVIAMADLLSETELSTEQQEYTDTIRRSGAALLSIINDILDLTKIESGKMELKEQPLDLHSCLHETLEMFRAECRSKSLELTHEFDPLLPSYVTGDESRLRQVLINLIGNAVKFTETGGVHLSVYTLEQHGEVRVLEFAVKDTGIGIKPEKEPLLFQPFMQADSSLTRSYGGTGLGLAICKNLVQLMGGTIAYVPKQPPGAEFRFTITLKVLEASEDFGLELGGS; translated from the coding sequence GTGGACGAGGCGATCCGGATATTGCTGGTCGATGATCAGCCGGAAAATCTGCTTACGCTTGAGGCGGTGCTGGAGGACCAGCATTATGAGCTGGTGAAGGCAAGCTCTGGCGAGGAGGCGCTGCGGTGTCTGCTTCTGCAGGACTTTGCCGTAATTGTACTGGACGTACAGATGCCGGGTATGGACGGCTTCGAGACCGCACAATGGATCAAGTCCAGAGATAAGACCAAGACCATTCCGATTCTATTCGTGACCGCTGCCCCTGAGAAGCAGGATCAGTCGTTCACCGCCTATTCGGTAGGCGCGATCGATTATATCGTGAAGCCGTTCGTGCCGCGCATCCTGAAGTCGAAGATCGAAGGGTTCGTCGGTCTGTATATGGCGCAGAAGAAGCTGCAGCAGCAGACGGTGCTGCTTAACGAACGGACGCGTGAGCTGGAGCGCGCCAAGGAGGCGGCCGAGCAGGCGGCACTCGTCAGGAGCCAGTTTCTGGCGATGATGAGCCATGAGATTCGTACGCCGTTGAACGGAGTGATCGCGATGGCGGACTTGCTCAGCGAGACCGAGCTCAGCACCGAGCAGCAGGAGTATACAGATACGATCCGTCGCAGCGGGGCTGCGCTTCTCTCCATTATTAATGATATTCTGGACTTGACCAAGATTGAATCCGGGAAGATGGAGCTGAAGGAGCAGCCGCTCGATCTGCATAGCTGCCTGCACGAGACGCTCGAGATGTTCCGCGCCGAGTGCAGGTCCAAGTCGCTAGAGCTGACGCACGAGTTCGATCCATTGCTGCCATCCTACGTGACCGGCGATGAATCTCGCCTTCGTCAGGTGCTGATCAATCTGATCGGCAATGCGGTCAAGTTCACGGAGACGGGCGGCGTGCATCTGTCGGTGTATACGCTGGAGCAGCATGGCGAGGTGCGGGTGCTCGAGTTCGCAGTCAAGGATACGGGGATTGGGATCAAGCCGGAGAAGGAGCCCTTGCTGTTCCAGCCGTTCATGCAGGCGGATTCATCCTTGACGCGCAGCTATGGGGGGACTGGACTCGGACTTGCGATATGCAAAAATCTCGTTCAACTCATGGGTGGCACGATCGCTTACGTTCCGAAGCAGCCTCCGGGAGCGGAGTTTCGGTTTACGATTACGTTGAAGGTGCTGGAAGCGTCAGAAGACTTCGGTCTGGAGCTCGGTGGGTCTTGA
- a CDS encoding ABC transporter ATP-binding protein, which translates to MDRLHTQQLDIAYEERLIVENLNLSIPSGKITALVGANGSGKSTILKTMARIMKPKGGSVFLDGQAIHRQSTKEVAKQLAILPQNPTAPEGLTVSELVSYGRFPHQKGFGSLNKHDLSVIRWAVEVTGMLEFIDRPVDQLSGGQRQRAWIAMALAQETDILFLDEPTTFLDMGHQLEVLKLLQKLNREEGRTIIMVVHDLNHATRYAQHMVAIKSGRVVSEGSPEQVVTQEVLQEVFGIEADIIPDPRTGVPLCIPYELAGQSYSAKAGREVRDLQQQDAVETHERRQTLAVG; encoded by the coding sequence TTGGACCGATTGCATACGCAGCAGCTGGATATCGCCTATGAAGAAAGGCTGATTGTTGAGAATTTGAACCTATCCATTCCAAGCGGGAAAATTACGGCGCTCGTCGGCGCGAATGGCTCAGGTAAATCGACGATATTGAAGACGATGGCTCGCATCATGAAGCCGAAGGGCGGAAGTGTATTCCTCGACGGACAGGCGATTCATCGCCAGTCGACTAAGGAGGTGGCGAAGCAGCTCGCCATCCTGCCGCAAAATCCGACCGCACCCGAAGGGTTGACGGTCAGTGAGCTCGTCAGCTATGGCCGCTTCCCGCATCAGAAAGGGTTCGGCTCGCTGAACAAGCACGACCTGAGTGTCATTCGCTGGGCAGTCGAGGTGACCGGCATGCTCGAATTCATCGACCGTCCGGTGGACCAGTTGTCCGGAGGTCAGCGGCAGCGTGCCTGGATCGCGATGGCGCTCGCACAGGAGACGGACATCTTGTTCCTGGATGAGCCGACGACGTTCCTCGACATGGGCCATCAGCTTGAGGTGCTGAAGCTGCTGCAGAAGCTGAACCGGGAGGAAGGGCGCACGATCATTATGGTCGTGCACGATCTGAACCATGCGACGCGGTATGCGCAGCATATGGTCGCGATCAAGTCTGGCCGCGTCGTGAGCGAGGGCAGCCCGGAGCAGGTGGTCACGCAGGAGGTGCTGCAGGAGGTATTCGGCATCGAGGCGGACATTATTCCAGACCCGCGCACCGGAGTGCCGCTATGCATCCCTTATGAGCTGGCTGGTCAGTCCTACAGCGCGAAGGCAGGACGCGAAGTGCGTGATTTGCAGCAGCAGGATGCTGTAGAGACGCATGAGCGACGTCAGACGTTGGCGGTTGGGTAA
- a CDS encoding sugar phosphate nucleotidyltransferase, whose translation MQSYSCAAVLLANGEGERLGALTSSKVKAALPIGGEHRLIDLALSHCSRAGIERVGVIANPMASCLTRHVSSLKEWEDRVTMLPSSPGKGTADAIFRNYVYLKLLDPEYVLIASAEHLYEIDYNELLGHHVQSGALATAAVASVGADGAPRVVRTHAALDQNGRIRQLARGRKAAVGTYVLAGVYVFKWCYLKKLLEKDACSLSSSHDLEADVLPAVLAAGEPLHAYELEGYWREVETPEDVWRVNMELLDSMRPLGAGVLPFHEDRTGKLSTDVYIAAPGSVHQSRIVGRTSIFGRVEHSVISDGVLVGQGSVLRNCFVMPKARIGKNVMLRNAIIGEGAIVESGVEAASASADSIYVVGNGARIAPRQPKTPNLFMPPLSWLPN comes from the coding sequence ATGCAATCGTATTCGTGCGCAGCGGTGCTGCTAGCTAATGGAGAAGGGGAGCGTCTCGGTGCATTGACCAGCAGCAAGGTGAAGGCGGCGCTGCCGATCGGAGGCGAGCATCGACTGATCGATCTTGCACTGTCACATTGCAGCAGGGCTGGCATCGAGCGGGTGGGTGTCATTGCGAATCCGATGGCGTCCTGCTTGACTCGGCATGTCAGCTCGCTGAAGGAATGGGAGGACCGTGTCACGATGCTGCCCTCCTCGCCTGGCAAGGGGACGGCCGATGCGATATTCCGCAACTATGTGTACCTCAAGCTGCTTGATCCTGAGTATGTGCTGATCGCCTCCGCCGAGCATCTGTACGAGATCGACTACAATGAGCTGCTCGGGCACCACGTCCAGTCAGGAGCACTAGCTACGGCGGCGGTAGCTTCTGTAGGGGCCGATGGAGCGCCCCGCGTCGTTCGCACGCATGCTGCTTTGGACCAGAATGGGCGTATTCGCCAGCTTGCGCGCGGACGGAAGGCGGCAGTAGGAACATACGTCCTTGCAGGTGTCTATGTGTTCAAGTGGTGTTATCTGAAAAAGCTGCTCGAGAAGGACGCCTGCAGCCTCAGCTCCTCGCACGATCTGGAGGCCGATGTGCTGCCCGCTGTGCTCGCAGCTGGCGAGCCGCTGCATGCCTATGAGCTCGAGGGCTACTGGAGAGAAGTAGAGACGCCCGAGGATGTATGGAGAGTTAACATGGAGCTGCTAGACAGCATGAGGCCACTGGGGGCGGGAGTGTTGCCCTTTCATGAAGATAGGACGGGGAAGCTGTCCACTGACGTATACATAGCTGCTCCAGGCTCTGTGCATCAATCCCGAATCGTTGGCCGTACTTCGATATTCGGTCGTGTGGAGCATTCGGTCATCTCGGACGGGGTGCTAGTTGGGCAAGGCAGCGTGCTTCGCAATTGCTTCGTCATGCCGAAGGCGAGAATCGGTAAGAACGTCATGCTGCGCAACGCCATTATTGGCGAGGGCGCTATCGTAGAAAGCGGCGTAGAGGCCGCAAGCGCCTCGGCGGATTCGATCTATGTCGTTGGCAACGGTGCTCGCATCGCTCCCCGTCAGCCGAAGACGCCGAACCTGTTCATGCCTCCGCTGAGCTGGCTTCCGAATTAA
- a CDS encoding STAS domain-containing protein, which produces MEEAKFQVEAETVGEGRTFKLSGELDLASAPMFRSIAVPAAANAAEMRLNLKGLTYIDSTGIGIIVSVLKERQAVGRSLLVEDIPPKIRRLFDMTGLTQFLTLTEGGGG; this is translated from the coding sequence ATGGAGGAGGCTAAATTTCAGGTTGAGGCGGAGACCGTCGGCGAAGGCCGGACGTTCAAGCTGTCAGGCGAGCTTGACCTGGCTTCAGCTCCTATGTTCCGCAGCATAGCCGTGCCCGCGGCTGCGAATGCTGCGGAGATGAGGCTGAATCTGAAGGGGCTGACGTACATTGACAGTACCGGTATCGGAATTATAGTTTCGGTGCTGAAGGAGCGGCAGGCGGTCGGCCGAAGTCTTCTTGTGGAGGATATTCCTCCCAAGATACGCCGTCTGTTTGATATGACAGGACTTACCCAGTTTCTTACGCTTACGGAAGGTGGAGGAGGATGA
- a CDS encoding ATP-binding protein — MREHEERTEQRIVLRVPFDAGELDIIRLALYGVAVRMGFPFDAIEDLKIAVTEACNHMLLQRQEEALLPGAELHLTFVLRPQELMVQLEGYGVQAVFPKTETAPHLPDGFVSGSLHSLEALHSRELGLFLMQALVDEVKVHAAGARTDLQDGSESELASVERIELYKRLKTS, encoded by the coding sequence ATGAGAGAGCACGAGGAGCGGACAGAGCAGCGTATCGTTCTGAGGGTGCCCTTCGATGCGGGGGAGCTCGACATTATTCGACTGGCTCTATATGGCGTTGCGGTTCGAATGGGCTTTCCGTTCGATGCGATCGAGGATCTGAAGATTGCGGTGACGGAGGCTTGTAACCATATGCTGCTGCAGCGGCAGGAGGAGGCTCTGCTGCCAGGGGCAGAGCTTCATCTTACATTCGTCCTGCGTCCGCAGGAGCTTATGGTTCAGCTCGAGGGGTACGGCGTACAGGCCGTATTCCCGAAGACGGAGACCGCGCCGCATCTTCCTGACGGCTTCGTGAGCGGCAGTCTTCACAGTCTGGAGGCGCTGCATAGCCGCGAGCTCGGCCTGTTCCTGATGCAGGCGCTCGTCGATGAGGTGAAGGTGCATGCGGCTGGTGCGCGGACCGACTTGCAAGACGGCTCCGAGTCCGAGCTGGCCTCTGTCGAGCGGATTGAGCTGTATAAGCGGTTGAAGACCAGTTGA
- a CDS encoding ABC transporter permease, whose translation MDTLRILGELLNTTLVFSTALVLTALGGIFSERSGVVNIGLEGLMVCGAFASAVTVYYAEQAGLSSAAPWIGLVAAMVFAMLVSIIHAVASITFKANQVVSGVVINFLSVGLTIYLVKVLFDGAGQTQTLNAVFRKIAIPVLSDIPLLGPAVFNSYPTTYIALILVAVVWYVLFRTPLGLRLRSVGEQPGAADTLGVGVSRLRYTGVLLSGVLAGLGGATITLTTTSNFSHNTISGQGFIALAAMIFGKWHPVGALGAALFFGFAQAIRNFVQLFDFSKRIPMEFLYMLPYVLTILVLAGAVGRAYPPAALGEPYDPGKR comes from the coding sequence ATGGATACGCTGCGCATTCTCGGCGAGCTGCTCAACACGACGCTCGTCTTCTCTACCGCCCTCGTACTGACCGCGCTCGGCGGCATCTTCTCCGAGCGGTCAGGCGTCGTCAACATCGGCCTCGAAGGTCTGATGGTGTGCGGAGCCTTCGCCTCGGCGGTCACGGTCTATTACGCGGAGCAAGCAGGGCTTAGCAGCGCCGCTCCATGGATCGGGCTCGTGGCCGCGATGGTATTCGCCATGCTCGTCTCGATCATTCACGCCGTCGCCTCGATTACGTTCAAGGCGAATCAGGTCGTCAGCGGCGTCGTGATCAACTTCTTGTCCGTCGGCCTGACGATCTACCTCGTGAAGGTGCTGTTCGACGGAGCCGGTCAGACCCAGACCCTTAACGCCGTGTTCCGCAAAATCGCGATCCCGGTGCTGTCGGACATTCCGCTCCTTGGCCCTGCCGTGTTCAACAGCTATCCGACGACGTATATCGCCCTCATCCTTGTGGCGGTCGTCTGGTACGTGCTGTTTCGTACGCCGCTCGGCCTGCGGCTTCGCTCCGTCGGCGAGCAGCCAGGCGCGGCCGACACGCTCGGCGTAGGGGTAAGCCGTCTGCGGTATACGGGCGTGCTGCTCAGCGGTGTGCTCGCCGGGCTCGGCGGCGCCACGATTACGCTGACAACGACGAGCAATTTCTCGCACAACACGATATCCGGACAAGGCTTCATCGCGCTCGCTGCGATGATCTTCGGCAAGTGGCATCCGGTCGGTGCGCTCGGCGCGGCGCTATTCTTCGGCTTCGCCCAAGCGATCCGCAACTTCGTGCAGCTGTTCGACTTCTCCAAGCGTATTCCGATGGAGTTCCTATACATGCTCCCCTATGTGCTCACAATCCTCGTGCTCGCGGGAGCGGTCGGCCGCGCGTACCCGCCTGCTGCGCTCGGCGAGCCGTATGACCCGGGCAAGCGGTAG
- a CDS encoding ABC transporter permease yields MSSPSKWTRLFVKDSTVVPLTAIALGLVAGALIMLIGGYNPVLAYTSLVQKVVGDPYSIGETVREITPLLLTGLSVAFAFRTGLFNIGAEGQFIMGMTGATFIGVKLQLPLLLHAPLAIVTGAVLAGLWGAIAGYLKAKRGVNEVITTIMLNWIALFLSNYIIRTLLLQPGQQRSHNIRETAMISLPGLSQMFDNARLHAGTIIAVLAAVAFYVLLWRTRQGYELRAVGHSPDAAEYAGMSVKTNMIKAMFVGGVFAGLAGAFEVLGVFHYQSIAASSPGYGFDGVAVALLGGNHPLGVVLAAILFGSLTYGSAGMSFGADVPPEIVRVIVGLVIFFVASHGIVRYVLRPFAAGRRASKEVS; encoded by the coding sequence ATGTCTAGCCCATCCAAATGGACCCGCTTGTTCGTGAAGGACTCCACGGTCGTCCCCCTGACGGCGATTGCGCTCGGCCTTGTCGCAGGGGCGCTCATCATGCTGATCGGCGGCTACAATCCGGTGCTCGCCTACACGTCGCTCGTACAGAAGGTCGTCGGCGATCCGTACAGCATCGGGGAGACGGTGCGTGAGATTACCCCACTTCTACTCACCGGCCTGTCCGTCGCCTTCGCCTTCCGCACCGGCTTATTCAACATTGGCGCCGAGGGGCAGTTCATCATGGGGATGACCGGAGCTACGTTCATCGGAGTGAAGCTGCAGCTGCCGCTGCTGCTGCATGCCCCGCTCGCCATCGTAACCGGCGCCGTGCTGGCCGGGCTGTGGGGCGCCATCGCGGGCTACCTGAAGGCTAAGAGAGGCGTCAACGAGGTCATCACGACGATTATGCTGAACTGGATCGCGCTGTTCCTGTCCAATTACATCATCCGCACGCTGCTGCTGCAGCCCGGACAACAGCGCTCGCACAACATTCGTGAGACGGCGATGATTAGCCTGCCTGGCTTAAGCCAGATGTTCGACAACGCCCGTCTGCATGCCGGGACGATCATCGCCGTGCTCGCCGCCGTCGCCTTCTATGTGCTGCTGTGGCGAACACGCCAAGGCTACGAGCTGCGCGCCGTCGGGCACAGCCCGGATGCGGCCGAGTACGCCGGCATGAGCGTCAAGACGAACATGATCAAGGCGATGTTCGTCGGCGGTGTGTTCGCTGGTCTCGCCGGCGCCTTCGAGGTGCTCGGCGTGTTTCATTACCAGTCGATCGCCGCCTCGTCGCCCGGCTACGGCTTCGATGGCGTCGCCGTTGCACTGCTAGGCGGCAACCATCCGCTCGGCGTCGTGCTGGCTGCCATTCTGTTCGGGTCACTGACGTACGGCTCGGCAGGCATGAGCTTCGGCGCAGACGTACCTCCTGAGATCGTGCGCGTCATCGTTGGTCTTGTCATCTTCTTCGTTGCCTCGCACGGCATCGTGCGCTACGTGCTGCGCCCGTTCGCAGCCGGACGTCGAGCATCCAAGGAGGTGAGCTGA
- a CDS encoding ABC transporter ATP-binding protein encodes MSTRTKVEMRGITKRFPGIVANDGISLTLREGEILALLGENGAGKSTLMNILFGLYQPDEGEILIDGKPAAILGPKTAIRLGLGMVHQHFKLVQTFTVTENIILGLEPKRGLSIDLRSAEKKVAELSDQYGLRVHPRAVIKDTSIGMQQRVEIMKTLYRGADTLIFDEPTAVLTPQEISELLDIMRRLVAEGKSIILITHKLKEIMAIADRVTVIRRGKVVDTVNVSETNPDELAAKMVGRHVSFKLDKEKATPKEPVLTIDNVYASHGGARSGGTKVLNGLSLTVRGGEIVGIAGVDGNGQSELVEAIAGLRQLDSGRITLSGYDITNRSPRAIAESGLGLIPEDRHKHGLVLDFTMRENMVLKTYYKPEYNKNGFLDYESIGKQAERLTTEFDVRMSGLDSAARSLSGGNQQKAIIAREVDLNPELLIAAQPTRGLDVGAIEFIHKRLLEQRNQGKAVLLLSHELDEIIQLSDRIAVIYEGRIVGETDPASTSDRELGLMMAGSTGPAGYGQPEHSKHSGQQQREKPTSKPQPEERKRDPHV; translated from the coding sequence ATGAGTACGCGGACCAAGGTCGAGATGCGCGGCATTACGAAGCGATTTCCCGGCATTGTGGCCAACGACGGCATCAGCCTGACACTCCGGGAGGGCGAGATTCTCGCCCTTCTCGGGGAGAACGGCGCAGGCAAGTCTACACTGATGAACATTCTGTTCGGCTTGTACCAGCCGGATGAGGGTGAGATCTTGATCGACGGCAAGCCAGCTGCCATTCTGGGCCCGAAGACGGCGATACGTCTCGGGCTCGGGATGGTTCATCAGCATTTTAAGCTCGTGCAGACGTTCACCGTGACGGAGAACATTATACTGGGGCTGGAGCCGAAGCGGGGCTTATCCATTGATCTGCGCAGCGCCGAGAAGAAGGTTGCCGAGCTGTCGGACCAATACGGACTGCGTGTCCATCCGCGGGCGGTCATTAAGGATACATCGATCGGTATGCAGCAGCGGGTCGAAATTATGAAGACGCTTTATCGCGGGGCGGATACGCTCATCTTCGACGAGCCGACCGCGGTGCTGACGCCGCAGGAGATTAGCGAGCTGCTGGACATTATGCGCCGTCTCGTCGCCGAGGGCAAGTCGATCATTCTCATTACGCATAAGCTGAAGGAAATTATGGCGATCGCCGATCGCGTCACCGTCATTCGGCGCGGCAAGGTGGTCGATACGGTCAACGTGAGCGAGACGAATCCGGATGAGCTGGCGGCGAAGATGGTCGGACGCCACGTCTCCTTCAAGCTGGACAAGGAGAAGGCAACACCGAAGGAGCCCGTGCTGACGATTGACAACGTGTATGCCAGCCATGGCGGTGCTCGTTCTGGCGGAACGAAGGTGCTGAACGGTCTGTCGCTAACCGTACGCGGCGGGGAGATCGTCGGCATCGCTGGTGTCGACGGCAACGGCCAGAGCGAGCTGGTGGAGGCGATCGCTGGACTGCGCCAGCTCGACAGCGGCCGCATTACGCTCAGCGGATACGACATCACCAATCGCAGCCCGCGTGCGATAGCCGAGAGCGGCCTCGGGCTTATACCCGAGGACCGGCATAAGCACGGGCTGGTGCTTGATTTTACGATGCGAGAGAACATGGTGCTGAAGACGTACTACAAGCCCGAGTATAACAAGAACGGCTTCCTCGATTATGAGTCAATCGGCAAGCAGGCGGAGCGGCTAACTACCGAATTCGACGTGCGGATGTCCGGGCTTGACAGTGCGGCTCGCTCGCTCTCCGGGGGCAACCAGCAGAAGGCGATTATTGCCCGCGAGGTCGACTTGAACCCGGAGCTGCTCATCGCCGCACAGCCGACACGCGGACTCGATGTCGGGGCGATCGAGTTCATCCATAAGCGGCTGCTCGAGCAGCGCAATCAAGGGAAGGCCGTGCTGCTGCTATCCCATGAGCTCGACGAAATTATTCAGCTGTCCGACCGCATCGCCGTCATCTATGAAGGCCGCATTGTAGGTGAGACGGACCCGGCGTCGACGAGCGACCGCGAGCTTGGCCTCATGATGGCGGGCTCCACCGGTCCAGCTGGGTACGGGCAGCCCGAGCATTCCAAGCATTCCGGGCAGCAGCAGCGCGAGAAGCCGACGTCGAAGCCGCAGCCTGAAGAAAGGAAGCGTGACCCCCATGTCTAG
- a CDS encoding BMP family protein produces MKKWMSASLILMLTFALALSGCGSKPETTTPPAGEKPGDAAAGGDKPGSKLTIGMITDVGGVNDNSFNQSAWEALQKLNKDTGANVKYLQSKNDTEFIPNLNQMVKSNYSLTWGIGFIIGDAMKTVAQQNPNAKLGIIDNVVEAPNVVSVTFAEHEGSYLTGVVAGLMTKTNKIGFVGGMEIPVIKRFEAGFKAGVAAVNPNAKVTINYTGAFDKPDLGKAAAATIYNDGADIVFHAAGATGDGVFNEAKDRLKNNKKVWVIGVDKDQSLTFGDDVTLTSMMKRVDTAVYQVSNDLVNNNFQGGKVLTLGLKENGVGLPETSKKNVPEDVLKKVEEYKQKIISGEIKVLTQ; encoded by the coding sequence ATGAAAAAATGGATGTCCGCAAGTCTCATACTGATGCTCACATTCGCACTTGCGCTGAGCGGCTGCGGCAGCAAGCCGGAGACGACAACGCCGCCAGCTGGAGAGAAGCCAGGCGATGCTGCAGCAGGTGGCGACAAGCCAGGTTCGAAGCTGACGATCGGCATGATAACCGACGTGGGCGGGGTCAACGACAACTCCTTCAACCAGAGCGCTTGGGAGGCGCTGCAGAAGCTGAATAAGGATACTGGCGCGAACGTGAAATATTTGCAGAGTAAGAACGATACGGAATTCATTCCGAATTTGAATCAGATGGTCAAAAGCAACTACAGCCTCACATGGGGCATCGGCTTCATTATCGGGGACGCGATGAAGACCGTGGCGCAGCAAAACCCGAACGCGAAGCTGGGCATTATCGACAATGTGGTGGAAGCGCCGAATGTCGTATCTGTCACATTCGCCGAGCACGAGGGCTCGTACTTGACAGGCGTCGTCGCAGGACTCATGACGAAGACGAACAAGATCGGCTTCGTCGGCGGGATGGAGATTCCGGTCATCAAGCGATTCGAGGCTGGCTTCAAGGCTGGCGTGGCCGCGGTGAATCCGAATGCGAAGGTGACGATCAACTACACGGGGGCGTTCGACAAGCCGGACCTCGGCAAGGCAGCGGCCGCTACGATCTATAACGATGGCGCCGACATCGTCTTCCATGCAGCGGGCGCGACAGGCGACGGCGTGTTCAATGAAGCGAAGGACCGTCTGAAGAACAATAAGAAGGTATGGGTAATCGGCGTAGATAAGGATCAGTCCCTCACGTTCGGCGACGACGTGACGCTCACGTCGATGATGAAGCGGGTGGATACGGCTGTCTATCAGGTGTCGAACGATCTCGTGAATAACAACTTCCAGGGCGGTAAGGTATTGACACTCGGCTTGAAGGAGAACGGCGTCGGCTTGCCGGAGACGTCCAAGAAGAACGTGCCGGAGGACGTGTTGAAGAAGGTCGAGGAGTACAAGCAGAAGATCATCTCTGGTGAAATCAAGGTTCTGACGCAATGA
- a CDS encoding DNA starvation/stationary phase protection protein: MATVLDKERTGTQAQVSGNLLTLLNQQVANWAFLHIKLHQHHWFVKGPQFITLHEKFEELYTAAAQTLDELAERLLALNGKPVSTLKEITELATIKEHAPLTSAEAMIKSVRDDFKQLISELEQTMQAAEGASDEGTHDMLNGIRTELQKQVWMLDSCLQS, encoded by the coding sequence ATGGCAACTGTACTCGACAAGGAACGAACCGGCACACAAGCGCAGGTCAGCGGCAATCTGCTGACGCTGTTGAACCAACAGGTCGCCAACTGGGCGTTTCTGCACATCAAGCTGCATCAGCATCACTGGTTCGTTAAGGGACCGCAATTTATCACGCTACATGAGAAGTTCGAGGAGCTGTATACGGCAGCAGCCCAAACGCTGGACGAACTGGCGGAGCGTCTGCTCGCCTTGAACGGCAAGCCGGTATCGACGCTGAAGGAGATCACAGAGCTTGCCACGATCAAGGAGCACGCCCCACTCACGTCGGCCGAGGCGATGATCAAGTCGGTGCGCGACGACTTCAAGCAGCTCATCAGCGAGCTGGAGCAGACGATGCAGGCTGCAGAAGGCGCGAGCGACGAGGGCACACATGACATGCTAAACGGTATCCGCACCGAGCTGCAGAAGCAAGTATGGATGCTGGACTCCTGTCTGCAGTCGTAG
- a CDS encoding STAS domain-containing protein yields MEKRDSFQLTTLRSEQRNTVYIQGELDLSKVGELRSVLDCLIADTGRELVLSLKELTYIDSTGIGVIVSVLKARDVLQASFRVENVPPNIKRLFDMTGLTKFLRMDTVEA; encoded by the coding sequence GTGGAGAAGCGGGACAGCTTTCAGCTAACGACGCTGCGAAGCGAGCAGCGCAATACGGTTTATATTCAAGGTGAGCTTGATCTGTCGAAGGTTGGGGAGCTCCGCTCGGTGCTCGACTGCCTCATTGCCGATACGGGCCGTGAGCTGGTGCTCAGCCTCAAGGAGCTTACGTATATTGACAGCACGGGAATCGGTGTCATCGTATCGGTGCTGAAGGCTCGAGATGTGCTGCAGGCGTCGTTCCGGGTGGAGAACGTTCCGCCTAACATCAAGCGGCTGTTTGATATGACGGGATTGACGAAGTTTTTGCGTATGGACACTGTCGAGGCGTAG